In the genome of Kitasatospora cathayae, one region contains:
- a CDS encoding NAD(P)H-dependent glycerol-3-phosphate dehydrogenase, which produces MGTGSWGTAFAMVLADAGCEVVLWARRQELVDAVNTTHENPDYLPGVRLPDSVRATTDAAEALAGADFAVLVVPSQTLRDNLAAWAPLIEPQTVLVSLMKGIELGTAKRMSEVIDEVTKVGPERVAVVSGPNLAKEIANRQPAASVVACTDEAVAKRLQAACHTPYFRPYTNTDVIGCELGGAVKNVIGLAVGMAAGMGLGDNTKATLITRGLAETTRLGEVLGADPHTFAGLAGMGDLVATCSSPLSRNNTFGMNLGRGMSLAETIAATRQTAEGVKSCESVLDLARRSGVDMPIVEAVVDVVHNGRPTQEALQALMSRSAKAERR; this is translated from the coding sequence ATGGGGACCGGCTCCTGGGGCACCGCGTTCGCGATGGTGCTGGCCGACGCCGGCTGCGAGGTCGTGCTGTGGGCCCGCCGCCAGGAGCTGGTGGACGCCGTCAACACCACCCACGAGAACCCGGACTACCTGCCGGGCGTCCGGCTGCCCGACTCCGTCCGGGCCACCACCGACGCCGCCGAGGCGCTGGCCGGCGCCGACTTCGCGGTGCTCGTGGTGCCCTCGCAGACGTTGCGCGACAACCTGGCCGCCTGGGCGCCGCTGATCGAGCCGCAGACCGTGCTGGTGAGCTTGATGAAGGGCATCGAACTCGGCACCGCCAAGCGGATGAGCGAGGTCATCGACGAGGTCACCAAGGTCGGCCCGGAGCGGGTCGCGGTGGTCAGCGGTCCCAACCTGGCCAAGGAGATCGCCAACCGGCAGCCCGCCGCCAGCGTGGTGGCCTGCACCGACGAGGCGGTCGCCAAGCGGCTCCAGGCGGCCTGCCACACGCCGTACTTCCGGCCGTACACCAACACCGACGTGATCGGCTGCGAACTCGGCGGCGCGGTCAAGAACGTGATCGGCCTGGCCGTCGGCATGGCGGCCGGCATGGGGCTCGGCGACAACACCAAGGCGACGCTGATCACCCGCGGGCTGGCCGAGACCACCCGGCTCGGCGAGGTGCTGGGCGCGGACCCGCACACCTTCGCGGGGCTGGCCGGGATGGGCGACCTGGTCGCCACCTGCTCCTCACCGCTGTCGCGCAACAACACCTTCGGGATGAACCTGGGCCGGGGCATGTCGCTGGCCGAGACCATCGCGGCCACCCGGCAGACCGCGGAGGGCGTCAAGTCCTGCGAGTCGGTGCTGGACCTGGCCCGGCGCAGCGGGGTCGACATGCCGATCGTCGAGGCCGTGGTGG